In Streptomyces chartreusis, the following proteins share a genomic window:
- a CDS encoding transglycosylase domain-containing protein — protein sequence MSDEPQPQEPQAQPQPQSGKPKRPKRTGWRRIIPTWRMVLATFVVGTLLLVGGFFLAYSLVKIPPANALATKQANVYMYADGSVIARDGEVNRENVTLAQMSKAAQHAILAAEDRDFYSESAIDPKAMLRAAWNTATGKGKQSGSTITQQYVKNYYLRQDQTVTRKAKEFIIAIKLDREKTKDEILEGYLNTSFFGRNAYGIQAAAQAYYGMDAKDLDPARSAYLAALVNAPSEYDVVAHPENKSAAVARWNYVLDGMVTKGWLSESKRAGMKFPAPKEASTSTNLSGQRGYIVQIVKDYLTQNKIVSAEELELGGYRITTTLQKDKQNAFVDAVNDQLMAKLDKKNNKVDKYVRAGGASVDPKTGKVVAMYNGIDYVKQYTPNATRRDFQVGSTFKPFVFTSAVENGSTTQDGRQITPNTIYDGTNQRPVQGWTGTYAPENEDQHSYGDITVRKATDSSVNSVYAQMAVDVGPEKVKDTAIELGLPTGTPDLQPYPSIALGTATASVLDMAEAYATLANHGKHGTYTMVDRITKDGADVIELPERKTSQVVSREAADTTTSVLQSVVDNGTATAALAAGRPAAGKTGTAEEDTAAWFAGYTPELATVVAVMGQDPVTAKHKSLYGVMGLDRINGGGAPTDIWAQFTKEALKGKPVGEFDLQLQEGADEPQYPTTDPTEGDEDSGDQDEDGTTGETTTGGQDTEGQTGGETPGDTGGATTGDTTNGGTTDGGTTDGGATGGTDTGGTTDGGTTDGGTTDGGTDSGGTDTGGATGGDSSTGGTDTGGGGTSGNTAGTLSTTRRP from the coding sequence ATGAGTGACGAGCCGCAGCCGCAGGAGCCGCAGGCCCAGCCACAGCCGCAGAGCGGGAAGCCCAAGCGGCCGAAGAGGACGGGCTGGCGGCGGATCATCCCGACCTGGCGCATGGTCCTTGCCACCTTCGTCGTCGGCACGCTGCTGCTCGTCGGCGGGTTCTTCCTGGCCTACTCCCTGGTCAAGATCCCGCCGGCCAACGCGCTCGCGACCAAGCAGGCCAACGTCTACATGTACGCGGACGGCTCGGTGATCGCCCGCGACGGCGAGGTCAACCGGGAGAACGTCACCCTCGCGCAGATGTCCAAGGCCGCCCAGCACGCGATCCTGGCCGCCGAGGACCGCGACTTCTACTCCGAGTCGGCCATCGACCCCAAGGCGATGCTGCGGGCCGCCTGGAACACGGCCACCGGCAAGGGCAAGCAGTCCGGCTCCACGATCACCCAGCAGTACGTGAAGAACTACTACCTGCGCCAGGACCAGACGGTCACCCGCAAGGCCAAGGAGTTCATCATCGCGATCAAGCTCGATCGCGAGAAGACCAAGGACGAGATCCTCGAGGGCTACCTCAACACCAGCTTCTTCGGCCGCAACGCCTACGGCATCCAGGCCGCCGCCCAGGCCTACTACGGCATGGACGCCAAGGACCTCGACCCGGCCCGCTCCGCGTACCTGGCGGCGCTGGTCAACGCGCCCAGCGAGTACGACGTCGTCGCCCACCCGGAGAACAAGTCCGCGGCCGTCGCCCGCTGGAACTACGTCCTGGACGGCATGGTCACCAAGGGCTGGCTCAGCGAGTCGAAGCGGGCGGGCATGAAGTTCCCGGCGCCGAAGGAGGCCTCGACCTCCACCAACCTCTCCGGTCAGCGCGGCTACATCGTCCAGATCGTCAAGGACTACCTGACCCAGAACAAGATCGTCAGCGCCGAGGAGCTGGAGCTCGGCGGTTACCGCATCACCACCACCCTCCAGAAGGACAAGCAGAACGCCTTCGTCGACGCCGTCAACGACCAGCTGATGGCCAAGCTGGACAAGAAGAACAACAAGGTCGACAAGTACGTCCGCGCGGGCGGCGCCTCCGTCGACCCGAAGACCGGCAAGGTCGTCGCGATGTACAACGGCATCGACTACGTCAAGCAGTACACCCCGAACGCCACCCGCAGGGACTTCCAGGTCGGCTCCACCTTCAAGCCGTTCGTGTTCACCTCGGCCGTGGAGAACGGCTCCACCACCCAGGACGGCCGCCAGATCACCCCGAACACGATCTACGACGGCACCAACCAGCGCCCCGTCCAGGGCTGGACCGGCACCTACGCCCCGGAGAACGAGGACCAGCACTCCTACGGCGACATCACCGTCCGCAAGGCCACCGACTCCTCCGTGAACTCGGTGTACGCGCAGATGGCCGTGGACGTCGGCCCCGAGAAGGTGAAGGACACCGCGATCGAGCTCGGGCTGCCGACCGGCACCCCCGACCTCCAGCCGTACCCGTCGATCGCCCTCGGCACCGCCACCGCCAGCGTCCTCGACATGGCGGAGGCCTACGCGACGCTCGCCAACCACGGCAAGCACGGCACGTACACGATGGTCGACAGGATCACCAAGGACGGCGCCGACGTCATCGAGCTGCCGGAGCGCAAGACCTCCCAGGTCGTCAGCCGCGAGGCCGCCGACACCACGACGTCCGTCCTGCAGAGCGTCGTCGACAACGGCACCGCAACCGCGGCCCTGGCCGCCGGCCGGCCCGCCGCGGGCAAGACCGGCACGGCGGAGGAGGACACCGCCGCCTGGTTCGCCGGGTACACGCCCGAACTGGCCACCGTCGTCGCCGTCATGGGCCAGGACCCGGTCACGGCCAAGCACAAGTCGCTGTACGGCGTGATGGGCCTGGACCGCATCAACGGCGGCGGGGCGCCCACCGACATCTGGGCCCAGTTCACCAAGGAGGCCCTGAAGGGCAAGCCGGTCGGCGAGTTCGACCTCCAGCTCCAGGAGGGCGCCGACGAGCCGCAGTACCCGACGACCGACCCCACCGAGGGCGACGAGGACTCCGGCGACCAGGACGAGGACGGCACCACCGGGGAGACGACGACCGGCGGCCAGGACACCGAGGGCCAGACCGGCGGCGAGACCCCGGGCGACACCGGCGGCGCCACCACCGGTGACACGACGAACGGCGGCACCACCGACGGGGGCACCACGGACGGCGGCGCGACCGGCGGCACCGACACCGGCGGCACCACCGACGGAGGCACCACGGACGGCGGCACCACCGACGGCGGCACCGACTCGGGCGGCACGGACACCGGCGGAGCGACCGGCGGGGACAGCTCCACCGGCGGGACCGACACCGGCGGCGGAGGGACATCCGGGAACACGGCCGGGACGCTCAGCACCACCCGCCGGCCGTGA
- a CDS encoding ABC transporter permease, with the protein MGSGRLYLAVAAGGFRRYATYRVATAAGVFTNTVFGVILVYTYLALWDQKPHLGGYDQAQAVTYVWLGQCLYATLAIQGGGAEKDLMDRIRTGEIAVDLYRPADLQLWWLAGDMGRALFQMVGRGVVPFLFGAVFFPMALPTDVTPWAAFAVTLLLAAVVSFAIRYLAALSVFWLLDGMGVNQALMITGIFFSGMVLPLNAFPGVFGEVVRALPWAAQIQMPADVLMGERAPLGAFAFQAVWAVVLLAAGRIVQSAATRRVVVQGG; encoded by the coding sequence GTGGGCTCCGGGCGGTTGTACCTGGCCGTCGCGGCGGGCGGCTTCAGAAGGTACGCGACCTATCGGGTGGCCACCGCGGCCGGCGTGTTCACCAACACCGTCTTCGGCGTGATCCTCGTCTACACCTATCTCGCGCTGTGGGACCAGAAGCCCCATCTCGGCGGGTACGACCAGGCGCAGGCCGTCACCTATGTGTGGTTGGGGCAGTGCCTGTACGCGACCCTCGCGATCCAGGGCGGCGGCGCCGAGAAGGACCTCATGGACCGGATCCGCACCGGTGAGATCGCCGTCGACCTGTACCGGCCGGCCGACCTGCAACTCTGGTGGCTGGCCGGGGACATGGGGCGGGCGCTGTTCCAGATGGTGGGGCGGGGAGTGGTCCCGTTCCTGTTCGGCGCGGTGTTCTTCCCGATGGCCTTGCCGACGGACGTCACCCCGTGGGCGGCGTTCGCGGTCACCCTGCTGCTGGCGGCGGTCGTCAGCTTCGCGATCCGCTACCTGGCGGCCCTGAGCGTGTTCTGGCTCCTGGACGGCATGGGCGTCAACCAGGCCCTGATGATCACCGGGATCTTCTTCTCGGGCATGGTGCTGCCGCTGAACGCCTTCCCGGGCGTGTTCGGCGAGGTCGTGCGGGCGCTGCCCTGGGCGGCGCAGATCCAGATGCCCGCGGACGTGCTGATGGGGGAGAGGGCGCCGCTCGGGGCGTTCGCCTTCCAGGCGGTGTGGGCGGTGGTGCTGCTGGCCGCGGGGCGGATCGTGCAGTCGGCGGCGACGCGTCGGGTGGTGGTGCAGGGTGGGTGA
- a CDS encoding ABC transporter permease — protein MGERGALLEGLRAYRLIAAMWVRSSMTYRTSFAVTVLGNLMVTGLDFVAILLMFSQVDTLGGWSLPEIALLYGLSATAFGIADLVLGSMDVLGGRIRDGSFDTLLVRPAPVLAQVGADHFALRRLGRITQGALVLGWALVSAGIEWTPAKVLLMPVMLISGAAIFSAVFVAGAAFQILAQDAAEVQNAFTYGGTTLLQYPPTVFGKDLVRGVTFMLPLAFVNWVPAAYVLGRPYPIDLPGWTAFASPLVAAACCALAGLAWRAGLRSYRSTGS, from the coding sequence GTGGGTGAGCGCGGCGCCCTGCTCGAAGGGCTGCGGGCCTACCGGCTGATCGCCGCCATGTGGGTGCGGTCCAGCATGACCTACCGCACCTCCTTCGCCGTCACGGTGCTCGGCAACCTGATGGTGACCGGCCTGGACTTCGTGGCGATCCTGCTGATGTTCTCGCAGGTCGACACCCTGGGCGGCTGGTCGCTGCCGGAGATCGCCCTGCTGTACGGCCTGTCGGCGACCGCGTTCGGGATCGCCGACCTGGTGCTGGGCTCGATGGACGTGCTGGGCGGCCGGATCCGCGACGGCTCCTTCGACACGCTCCTGGTGCGGCCCGCTCCGGTGCTCGCGCAGGTCGGCGCCGATCACTTCGCGCTGCGCCGCCTCGGCCGGATCACGCAGGGCGCGCTGGTCCTGGGCTGGGCGCTGGTGTCGGCCGGCATCGAGTGGACGCCCGCGAAGGTGCTGCTGATGCCGGTGATGCTGATCAGCGGCGCGGCGATCTTCTCGGCGGTGTTCGTGGCGGGCGCGGCCTTCCAGATACTCGCGCAGGACGCCGCCGAGGTGCAGAACGCGTTCACCTACGGCGGGACCACGCTGCTTCAGTACCCGCCCACCGTGTTCGGCAAGGACCTGGTGCGCGGCGTGACCTTCATGCTGCCCCTCGCCTTCGTCAACTGGGTGCCCGCCGCCTACGTGCTGGGGCGGCCGTACCCGATCGACCTGCCCGGGTGGACGGCCTTCGCCTCGCCCCTGGTGGCGGCGGCGTGCTGTGCCCTGGCCGGTCTGGCGTGGCGGGCCGGGCTGCGGTCGTATCGGAGTACGGGGAGTTAG
- a CDS encoding ABC transporter ATP-binding protein, with the protein MADGTFIELDGVEKVFDVRKKTGFLKRERRQVRAVDSISFRVARGEMVGYIGPNGAGKSTTIKMLTGILTPSGGRLRVAGIDPSRERTRLAHRIGVVFGQRTTLWWDLPLIDSYRLMHRMYRIPDARYRENLNRLVELLDLADLLDVPVRQLSLGQRMRGDIAAALLHDPEVLYLDEPTIGLDVISKARVREFLRELNTERGTTVLLTTHDLQDIEQLCSRVMVIDHGRLMYDGPLAGLHEVGESERTLVVDLERELPPIEAPPARVVKVEGPRQWLAFPAAESAAVLVARIAAEYPLVDLSVREPDIEAVIAKMYAEKPGRTERAIS; encoded by the coding sequence ATGGCGGACGGGACGTTCATCGAACTCGACGGTGTCGAGAAGGTCTTCGACGTGCGCAAGAAGACCGGTTTCCTCAAGCGGGAGCGGCGGCAGGTGCGGGCCGTCGACTCGATCTCCTTCCGGGTGGCGCGCGGGGAGATGGTGGGCTACATCGGGCCGAACGGCGCCGGCAAGTCGACGACGATCAAGATGCTGACGGGGATCCTGACGCCGAGCGGCGGCCGTCTGCGGGTGGCGGGCATCGACCCCTCCCGCGAACGCACCAGGCTCGCCCACCGCATCGGGGTGGTGTTCGGGCAGCGCACCACGCTGTGGTGGGACCTGCCGCTGATCGACTCGTACAGGCTGATGCACCGCATGTACCGCATCCCGGACGCCCGTTACCGCGAGAACCTCAACCGGCTCGTGGAACTCCTGGACCTGGCCGACCTGTTGGACGTTCCCGTACGGCAGCTTTCGCTCGGCCAGCGGATGCGTGGCGACATCGCGGCGGCGCTGCTGCACGACCCCGAGGTGCTGTACCTGGACGAGCCGACCATCGGACTCGACGTCATCTCCAAGGCCAGGGTCCGTGAGTTCCTGCGGGAGTTGAACACCGAGCGCGGCACGACGGTGCTGCTGACCACCCACGACCTCCAGGACATCGAGCAGCTGTGCTCACGGGTGATGGTCATCGACCACGGGCGGCTGATGTACGACGGCCCGCTCGCCGGGCTGCACGAGGTCGGGGAGAGCGAGCGGACGCTGGTGGTCGACCTGGAGCGCGAGCTGCCGCCGATCGAGGCGCCGCCCGCGCGCGTGGTGAAGGTGGAGGGGCCGCGGCAGTGGCTGGCGTTCCCGGCGGCCGAGTCGGCGGCGGTGCTGGTGGCGCGGATCGCGGCGGAGTATCCGCTGGTGGACCTGTCGGTGCGGGAGCCCGACATCGAGGCCGTGATCGCGAAGATGTACGCGGAGAAGCCGGGACGGACCGAGCGGGCGATCTCGTAG
- a CDS encoding DUF1707 SHOCT-like domain-containing protein, producing the protein MSEEAPELRASDADREQVAEILRDALAEGRLDMEEFEERLDATYKARTYGDLAPITRDLPVGAVAVPKVDMVKKPGAAAGSWSERIVGGEGSSTWGVAVLSGFQRKGRWTVPRRFNCFAFWGGGEIDLREANFADGAVEINCVAIMGGVEVVVPPGVEVEVRGIGIMGGFDHREDGAPGDPGAPRVIVTGFAFWGGVGVERKLTRTQKQELREERRRERLERREERRELRSSARDESYEGHRRMLEEHRDLWRHGHDERGARREKARERDED; encoded by the coding sequence ATGAGCGAGGAAGCCCCGGAGCTGCGTGCCTCCGACGCCGATCGTGAACAGGTCGCCGAGATCCTGCGGGACGCCCTCGCGGAGGGGCGGCTCGACATGGAGGAGTTCGAGGAACGCCTCGACGCGACGTACAAGGCCCGCACCTACGGGGATCTGGCCCCGATCACCCGGGATCTGCCGGTCGGCGCGGTGGCCGTGCCGAAGGTCGACATGGTGAAGAAGCCCGGGGCCGCCGCCGGGAGTTGGAGCGAGCGGATCGTCGGCGGCGAGGGGTCGTCGACGTGGGGTGTCGCCGTGCTGTCGGGGTTCCAGCGCAAGGGGCGCTGGACCGTGCCGAGGCGGTTCAACTGCTTCGCCTTCTGGGGCGGCGGGGAGATCGACCTGCGCGAGGCCAACTTCGCGGACGGCGCGGTCGAGATCAACTGCGTCGCGATCATGGGCGGGGTCGAGGTCGTCGTGCCGCCCGGGGTCGAGGTCGAGGTGCGCGGGATCGGGATCATGGGCGGTTTCGACCACCGCGAGGACGGGGCGCCCGGGGATCCCGGCGCTCCGCGGGTGATCGTGACCGGGTTCGCCTTCTGGGGCGGCGTCGGGGTCGAGCGGAAGCTGACCCGGACGCAGAAGCAGGAACTGCGCGAGGAGCGGCGCCGGGAGCGGCTGGAGCGGCGCGAGGAGCGGCGGGAACTGCGGTCCTCGGCACGTGACGAGAGTTACGAGGGTCATCGCAGGATGCTCGAGGAGCACCGGGACCTGTGGCGCCACGGGCACGACGAGCGCGGCGCCCGCCGGGAGAAGGCCCGGGAGCGGGACGAGGACTGA
- a CDS encoding SGNH/GDSL hydrolase family protein, with product MTRRNGYALLSAIIALIVTLSAAIYIGAASDNGSATGKSTPTKTGSGRGPVAPASTGLWVGAWSASPVGAEPGTELEGLAGDSVRNVVHTSVGGTSARITLSNLYGQSRLTITHASVALAAGSATAAAVADTMRRLTFGGSPTVVIPPGQQVLSDAVRMTIPADADVLVTTYSPTPSGPVTYHPHARQTSYVAEGDLTEDATGTAYTGQVDAWRYVTALDVLSHDSEGTVVVFGDSLTDGISSTQNANRRWTDVLSRRLRAAVAAGQDVPRYSVVNQGISGNQILASGAGRPADNQAGVGRFHRDALSRTSVKVVVIDLGVNDILRNPGLADPQRILEGLRTLVRQAHARGLKVVGATLMPFQGHRGYSDARENVRQQINAEIRAGRVFDAVADFDEAVRDPYNPRKFRPDYDSGDHLHPSDKGYERMAESFDLQDLKGAAPAEL from the coding sequence ATGACCAGGCGAAACGGTTATGCCCTGCTCAGCGCGATCATCGCCCTGATCGTCACGCTTTCCGCCGCGATATACATCGGAGCCGCCTCCGACAACGGCAGCGCGACCGGCAAGAGCACCCCCACGAAGACCGGCTCCGGACGGGGCCCCGTCGCCCCGGCCTCCACCGGCCTCTGGGTGGGCGCCTGGTCCGCCTCCCCGGTCGGCGCCGAACCCGGCACCGAGCTGGAGGGCCTCGCCGGCGACTCGGTGCGCAACGTCGTGCACACCAGCGTCGGCGGTACGAGTGCCCGGATCACGCTGTCCAATCTCTACGGCCAGTCCCGGCTGACGATCACGCACGCGTCGGTCGCGCTCGCGGCCGGCTCCGCGACGGCCGCCGCGGTGGCGGACACCATGCGCCGGCTGACCTTCGGCGGCAGCCCCACGGTCGTCATCCCGCCGGGCCAGCAGGTGCTCAGCGACGCCGTGCGCATGACGATCCCGGCGGACGCCGACGTCCTGGTGACCACCTACTCCCCCACCCCGTCGGGCCCGGTGACCTACCACCCGCACGCACGCCAGACCAGCTATGTCGCCGAGGGCGACCTCACCGAGGACGCGACCGGCACGGCGTACACCGGCCAGGTCGACGCCTGGCGGTACGTGACCGCGCTGGACGTCCTCAGCCACGACTCCGAGGGCACCGTCGTGGTCTTCGGGGACTCGCTCACCGACGGCATCTCGTCCACCCAGAACGCCAACCGCCGCTGGACGGACGTCCTCTCGCGCCGGCTGCGGGCGGCCGTCGCCGCCGGCCAGGACGTGCCGCGCTACAGCGTCGTGAACCAGGGCATCAGCGGCAACCAGATCCTCGCCAGCGGCGCCGGGCGCCCCGCGGACAACCAGGCGGGCGTCGGCCGCTTCCACCGCGACGCGCTGTCCCGCACGAGCGTCAAGGTCGTCGTCATCGACCTCGGCGTCAACGACATCCTGCGCAACCCGGGCCTCGCCGACCCCCAGCGCATCCTCGAGGGACTGCGCACCCTGGTCCGCCAGGCCCACGCCCGCGGCCTCAAGGTCGTCGGCGCCACCCTGATGCCCTTCCAGGGCCACCGGGGCTACAGCGACGCCCGCGAGAACGTGCGTCAGCAGATCAACGCCGAGATCCGCGCGGGCCGGGTCTTCGACGCGGTCGCCGACTTCGACGAGGCCGTGCGCGACCCGTACAACCCGCGCAAGTTCCGCCCCGACTACGACTCCGGCGACCACCTCCACCCCAGCGACAAGGGCTACGAGCGCATGGCGGAGTCCTTCGACCTCCAGGACCTGAAGGGCGCGGCTCCGGCCGAGCTGTAA
- a CDS encoding DUF445 domain-containing protein, with translation MERTNQDETGTPVVEQHARPEGAGNRRVPASAVRAMTTFTAADQEKQRGVRRMKITATGLLLFVALVYVLAKVASNQGAGAWADYVAAAAEAGMVGALADWFAVTALFRHPLGLPIPHTAIIPTKKDQLGVSLGEFVGENFLSQDVVRQRLRAVGIGSRLGAWLAEPEHADRVTAELSAALRGALTVMRDSDVQAVVGEAITRRADAQEIAPGIGKMLEKVVADGGHKRVVDLVVARAQNWLILHDDEIMDAVQGGAPGWTPRFVDRRVGERVYKELLRFVTEMRDMPSHPARGALDKFLTDFASDLQSDTETRARVERLKGEVLGRGEVQDLIASAWTAVRRMIVSAAEDERSELRLRVRASLLSLGARMAVEPRLQAKVDGWVEGAAVYVVSTYRKEITSLITDTVASWDAEHTTRKIEAHIGRDLQFIRINGTVVGSLAGLVIYTVSRALGA, from the coding sequence ATGGAACGTACGAATCAGGATGAAACGGGAACGCCTGTCGTAGAGCAGCATGCCCGGCCGGAGGGCGCCGGTAACCGGCGCGTGCCCGCATCGGCCGTACGTGCGATGACGACGTTCACCGCCGCCGACCAGGAGAAGCAGCGCGGCGTACGGCGGATGAAGATCACCGCGACCGGGCTGCTGCTCTTCGTCGCGCTGGTGTACGTCCTCGCCAAGGTCGCCTCGAACCAGGGCGCCGGCGCCTGGGCCGACTATGTCGCCGCGGCGGCGGAGGCCGGCATGGTCGGCGCGCTCGCCGACTGGTTCGCCGTCACGGCCCTGTTCCGCCACCCCCTCGGACTGCCCATCCCGCACACCGCGATCATCCCGACCAAGAAGGACCAGCTCGGCGTCTCCCTGGGCGAGTTCGTCGGCGAGAACTTCCTCTCGCAGGACGTCGTACGGCAGCGCCTGCGCGCCGTCGGCATCGGCAGCCGCCTCGGCGCCTGGCTCGCCGAACCCGAGCACGCGGACCGGGTGACGGCGGAGCTGTCCGCGGCACTCAGGGGCGCCCTGACGGTCATGCGCGACTCGGACGTCCAGGCGGTCGTGGGCGAGGCGATCACCCGGCGTGCCGACGCCCAGGAGATCGCGCCCGGCATAGGGAAGATGCTGGAGAAGGTCGTCGCCGACGGCGGCCACAAGCGGGTCGTCGACCTCGTCGTGGCCCGCGCCCAGAACTGGCTGATACTGCACGACGACGAGATCATGGACGCCGTCCAGGGCGGCGCCCCCGGCTGGACCCCGAGATTCGTGGACCGCAGGGTCGGCGAGCGGGTCTACAAGGAGCTGCTGCGCTTCGTCACCGAGATGCGCGACATGCCCAGCCACCCCGCCCGCGGCGCCCTCGACAAGTTCCTCACCGACTTCGCCTCCGACCTCCAGTCCGACACGGAGACCCGCGCGCGGGTCGAGCGGCTCAAGGGCGAGGTGCTGGGCCGCGGCGAGGTGCAGGACCTGATCGCCTCCGCGTGGACCGCCGTACGCCGGATGATCGTCTCCGCGGCCGAGGACGAGCGCAGCGAACTGCGGCTGCGGGTGCGTGCCTCGCTGCTGTCGCTGGGTGCGCGGATGGCGGTCGAGCCGCGGCTCCAGGCCAAGGTCGACGGCTGGGTGGAGGGCGCGGCGGTGTACGTCGTCTCCACCTACCGCAAGGAGATCACCTCCCTGATCACGGACACCGTGGCGAGCTGGGACGCCGAGCACACCACCCGGAAGATCGAGGCGCACATCGGCCGCGACCTCCAGTTCATCCGGATCAACGGCACCGTGGTGGGCTCGCTCGCCGGGCTGGTGATCTACACCGTGTCGCGGGCGCTGGGAGCGTAG
- a CDS encoding MFS transporter, with the protein MTTAQAETGRTVTTDIPARLDRLPWSRWHWTIVIGLGTVWILDGLEVTVVGSIAPRLSEPGSGLPITSGQVTGLAAALYVAGACLGALFWGRLTDRWGRKKLFMITLAVYLAATALTAVSFDTWWFFLFRFLTGFGIGGEYAAINSAIDELIPAQYRGRVDLMINGSFWLGAVGGSLLAIVALDTAILPADIGWRLTFALGAVLALVILLVRRHVPESPRWLLIHGRDDEAERIVTAIETKVEAERGEPLPRPEGELTIRQRRSVSFLEIGRTVFSKYRRRAILGFSLFIGQAFLYNAITFGFGAILATFFDVPTGDTGYYFAVIAVGNFMGPLLLGRLFDTVGRRVMISSTYLLSGLLLFGTAWLFDQGVLNATTMTACWCAVLFFASAGASSAYLTVSEIFPMETRAMSIAFFYALGTAAGGISGPLLFADLTGTGKVGDTVLAFQIGAALMCLAGLVAAFFAVRAERRSLEDIARPLTAVTEPSTAGVRAAKASGT; encoded by the coding sequence ATGACCACCGCGCAGGCCGAGACCGGCCGTACCGTCACCACCGACATCCCCGCCCGTCTCGACCGGCTGCCCTGGTCGCGCTGGCACTGGACGATCGTGATCGGCCTCGGCACCGTGTGGATCCTCGACGGCCTGGAGGTCACGGTCGTCGGCAGCATCGCTCCCCGGCTGTCCGAGCCCGGCAGCGGTCTGCCGATCACCTCCGGCCAGGTCACCGGCCTGGCAGCCGCGCTCTACGTGGCCGGTGCCTGCCTCGGCGCGCTGTTCTGGGGCCGGCTCACCGACCGGTGGGGCCGCAAGAAGCTCTTCATGATCACGCTCGCGGTCTATCTCGCGGCGACGGCCCTCACCGCGGTCTCGTTCGACACCTGGTGGTTCTTCCTGTTCCGCTTCCTCACCGGCTTCGGCATCGGAGGCGAGTACGCGGCGATCAACTCCGCGATCGACGAGCTGATCCCGGCGCAGTACCGCGGCCGCGTCGACCTGATGATCAACGGCAGCTTCTGGCTGGGCGCGGTCGGCGGCTCGCTGCTGGCGATCGTCGCGCTGGACACGGCGATCCTGCCCGCGGACATCGGCTGGCGGCTGACGTTCGCGCTCGGTGCCGTTCTCGCGCTGGTGATCCTGCTGGTCCGGCGGCATGTCCCGGAGAGTCCGCGCTGGCTGCTGATCCACGGCCGCGACGACGAGGCGGAACGGATCGTCACGGCCATCGAGACCAAGGTCGAGGCCGAACGGGGCGAGCCCCTGCCGCGCCCCGAGGGTGAACTCACCATCCGGCAGCGCCGGAGCGTGTCCTTCCTGGAGATCGGCCGGACCGTCTTCTCGAAGTACCGCAGGCGGGCGATCCTCGGCTTCTCCCTCTTCATCGGCCAGGCGTTCCTCTACAACGCCATCACCTTCGGCTTCGGCGCGATCCTCGCCACGTTCTTCGACGTGCCGACCGGCGACACGGGCTACTACTTCGCGGTCATCGCGGTCGGCAACTTCATGGGTCCGCTGCTGCTCGGCAGGCTCTTCGACACGGTCGGCCGACGCGTCATGATCTCGTCGACGTACCTGCTCTCGGGCCTGCTGCTGTTCGGCACCGCCTGGCTGTTCGACCAGGGTGTGCTCAACGCGACCACGATGACGGCCTGTTGGTGCGCGGTCCTGTTCTTCGCCTCGGCGGGCGCTTCGAGCGCCTACCTCACGGTCTCCGAGATCTTCCCGATGGAGACCCGCGCGATGTCCATCGCCTTCTTCTACGCCCTCGGCACCGCGGCCGGCGGCATCAGCGGACCGCTGCTGTTCGCCGACCTCACCGGGACGGGCAAGGTCGGCGACACGGTCCTCGCCTTCCAGATCGGCGCGGCGCTGATGTGCCTGGCGGGCCTGGTCGCGGCCTTCTTCGCGGTCCGCGCGGAACGCCGGTCCCTGGAGGACATCGCCCGTCCGCTCACGGCGGTGACGGAGCCGTCGACTGCGGGGGTGCGGGCGGCGAAGGCCTCGGGGACGTAG
- a CDS encoding VOC family protein, with translation MTVRRIVPNVHAGSEEAIATSRDFYGLLGFEEVMDMGWVTTMASPANPTAQISFFTEDRTGPVVPDLSVEVEDVDAVYAQVLASGAEIVRELKDEEWGVRRFFVRDPGGRVVNVLTHRS, from the coding sequence ATGACCGTCCGCAGGATCGTCCCCAACGTCCACGCCGGGTCCGAGGAAGCGATCGCGACGAGCCGTGACTTCTACGGCCTGCTCGGCTTCGAGGAGGTGATGGACATGGGCTGGGTGACGACCATGGCGTCCCCCGCCAACCCCACCGCCCAGATCAGCTTCTTCACCGAGGACCGCACCGGCCCCGTCGTCCCCGACCTGAGCGTGGAGGTCGAGGACGTCGACGCCGTGTACGCGCAGGTACTGGCGTCGGGCGCGGAGATCGTACGGGAACTCAAGGACGAGGAGTGGGGCGTACGCCGCTTCTTCGTACGGGACCCGGGCGGCCGCGTGGTGAATGTCCTGACCCACCGGTCGTAG